GCAACCTTGTGCCTCTCTCCTGTTGAGGGGTAGGATGCATCAGTAAAGATTCTATACCAGGACCAGAGAAGGCGATCGAAGCCATGGAAGTCAGCGGTCTCGACACAACACAAACTTCTCTTCCCCTTGCTTTCCGTCAGTCTCGGAGGCAACTCCAACAGAATTAATGGCGATGAAGCAGGTTTCATTGTATATCATTGCATTTGAACAAGGGGCGTAAAGTTGTTTCGTCGTGGTGGAAAAAGAAATATTATTTAGTACTATGTGCGCAATAAATCCTTATGTCAATCATTCAATgataattaccttatgaatatttTCCACCCAGAACATCTCCTATAATTGTTTGACAGAAATATTGTTATATATCAACTTTATAAAACCATTTTTTAGGAGAAGATAAGAGTGCGCACTACCTAGTTTATTCAAGAAGAGTCAAAATCCATGACTTGAGGTCATGGCTCTGAATGCAAGCAAGGTCTCTAAGAACAGGCGAACGCATTGCTAGGACGAACCTATGCGCTTCAATGGtctctcctccaacaatgaagcttaCATCAAAGCCCTCCTTCTCTTCCAGCAGTCTGCCAACATGCTCGATCATGTCAGACGGTGGCATGTCGATCATGGGGAACTGTTTGGTTTTGGTGATTTGTGACTTCTTGAAAACAGTGACGACACACTCAATCATCAGGCGGTCATCCTTAAGGTACGGGGATCCCTCGATCTCGCTTCGCCTTTTGAAATAAGGAATCCGTGGAGCAAACGAATTGAAGTCGTCGTAACTGAAAATCTTAGGCCCTGTTTTATGCACCGAAGACCGCAATCTGGTGCACTGATCGACCAGCCTCAGGTTACAGGACGCTCGAACTTTAGTGTTGCAGCTCAAAAGCTCCAGATAAACTGAGATGTAATATTTGCTATTAATTCCATACCCATCAGGGTAGAAGCGGATGGCCCATTCGTggccgccgacatcgaaaatcccgGACCGTATGTAACTGTCGGAGTCGTTGCCCATGCCCCTGAGCTTGCTGTAATCCAGGATATCAAACACACGTGTGCCTTGAGCCGTCTCTCTTGGAGTGCACGTAGAGACCGTCTTAGCACATGCATCCATGATGTCGATCGTGACGGAGTCCCCGCTGCGTGCTAATCTGATGGTGTAAAACAAAAACTCATTTATTAATCATAGAGGAAAGCACAGGGAAAGAGATTAAGAGAACCAGGGTAGGAGGGAGTAGATCGAACCTTCGACCTCTGATGGCGGCGGCACTGAGGATGGAGATGTATGAAGCCGCCTCGAGTTTCCTTTTTTTGGGGACGAAAGAAGGCGAAGACACCTCGGAGTTGCTGGGCCAGGGGTTTCTCGCTCGCTGCAACTAATCATCAATCGTTGGCAAAACGCACAAGAGTGTGCATTGCGGGCCTGCCAGGAGCTCTTCCAGCGATTTTGTTTATTTAATTCCAGTTATTTCTCAAACAAATCcagttatttttatttttttctgaaaaCCTATTTTTATTTGGCTTTTCGGATTTTTTTTAAGTTCTTCTTGCAAAATTACACATTTAAAAAAAGGCCAGTGCTAGGCGCCGGCGCactggcccaaatttgggccggtcggcTGCCCAGCGTTCGATAAAATCGTCTCAGACCGTTAGATCCGTTAGATCCCATACGCGGACTGGTCAACGCGCGCTCCCCCCTTCCGTTTTTCACGTGCTCTAGACCTTCGCCCCGTCGACATCGCGTCGTCCACGGGCCGCGTCCCAGCAACCTCCTCCCTCCGTGCAGATGGCTCGCCATCTCATGCCAGTGACCCGTTGTAGCAAAAACAAACACGGATAGCACGGCGTCTCCGGTTTGAAAGCAAAAACGCATGGTTAC
Above is a window of Triticum dicoccoides isolate Atlit2015 ecotype Zavitan chromosome 5B, WEW_v2.0, whole genome shotgun sequence DNA encoding:
- the LOC119310386 gene encoding BTB/POZ and MATH domain-containing protein 1-like, yielding MDACAKTVSTCTPRETAQGTRVFDILDYSKLRGMGNDSDSYIRSGIFDVGGHEWAIRFYPDGLRSSVHKTGPKIFSYDDFNSFAPRIPYFKRRSEIEGSPYLKDDRLMIECVVTVFKKSQITKTKQFPMIDMPPSDMIEHVGRLLEEKEGFDVSFIVGGETIEAHRFVLAMRSPVLRDLACIQSHDLKSWILTLLE